The following coding sequences lie in one Monomorium pharaonis isolate MP-MQ-018 chromosome 1, ASM1337386v2, whole genome shotgun sequence genomic window:
- the LOC118644092 gene encoding probable cytochrome P450 6a14 translates to MELSEILCGIVAVIIALYYYLISTFNFWKSRDVQGPQPIPGFGNLKDVLLAKIHLGDYVTKIYNEYKNKALIGIFSRKTPILIVKDLDLIKDVLIKDFTCFSDRGFPVTEKVEPLTQNLFHLEPKRWRPLRMKLSSVFTSSKLKEMFSLISECADCLVEYMEKIVSKSESVECRELTAKYTTDVIGSCAFGIEMNALSNKDSEFRNMGRKIFTPTWKNILRSRLRTSFPNFYNKLGYILPQTEITKFFTRIVVETIDYRETNNVIRNDFVDKLRELKKHPDKLDDIDLTDSLIAAQAFVFFGAGFETSSTTISNALYELALNQNIQENLRKEIDEIYMKHGKDLTYDNINEMSYLNKIFKETLRKYPIAPILMRKSVSSYTFESPKVNILKGQTIWIPILAIHRNPNIYPKPDVFDPERFNEEAVQSRHPMSYLPFGDGPRNCIGARFAVYQTKLGLIKILRNYKVYTCDKTPLLYVNDPKMFLLLVPKDGIHLNIIKINQT, encoded by the exons ATGGAACTTTCCGAAATTCTATGTGGCATTGTCGCCGTAATTATTGCTCTTTATTATTACCTCATAtcaacttttaacttttgGAAGTCACGTGATGTTCAGGGTCCACAACCGATACCGGGTTTTGGTAATCTCAAAGATGTTTTGTTAGCGAAAATACATTTGGGTGATTATGTAACGAAAATATATAacgaatataaaaacaaagctCTGATTGGAATATTCTCGAGAAAGACACCTATTCttattgtaaaagatttaGATCTTATTAAAGATGTTCTTATCAAAGATTTTACCTGTTTTTCTGATAGAGGATTTCCTGTTACCGAAAAG GTCGAGCCGTTAACACAAAATCTTTTCCATTTGGAACCGAAGAGATGGCGACCGTTGAGGATGAAATTGTCTTCTGTTTTTACATCAAGTAAACTGAAGGAGATGTTCTCTTTAATATCAGAATGTGCCGATTGTCTTGTCGAATACATGGAAAAAATAGTAAGCAAAAGCGAATCGGTAGAATGCCGTGAATTGACGGCCAAATATACGACGGATGTCATTGGCAGCTGTGCCtttgggatcgagatgaatgCATTGTCGAACAAAGATAGTGAATTTCGTAACAtgggaagaaaaatattcactcCGACCTGgaagaatattttacgatCAAGACTGAGAACATCGTTTCCGAACTTTTATAATAAGCTCGGTTACATCCTGCCACAAACGGAAATTACCAAATTCTTTACACGTATTGTTGTGGAAACTATAGATTACAGAGAAACGAATAATGTTATTCGAAACGATTTTGTTGATAAATTGCGTGAATTAAAGAAACATCCAGATAAATTAGACGATATCG atttgACAGATTCTTTAATAGCCGCTCAAGCGTTCGTATTTTTCGGTGCTGGTTTTGAAACTTCGTCGACGACGATAAGCAACGCGTTGTATGAGTTAgcattaaatcaaaatatacaaGAAAATTTACGTAAAGAAATTGATGAGATCTATATGAAACATGGTAAAGATTTAACATACGATAATATTAACGAAATGagctatttaaataaaattttcaaag AAACCTTACGAAAATATCCAATAGCGCCAATTCTTATGAGAAAATCCGTATCGAGTTATACTTTTGAGAGTCCcaaagttaatatattaaaaggacAAACAATATGGATTCCAATTCTCGCAATTCATCGAAATCCGAATATTTATCCAAAGCCAGATGTTTTCGATCCAGAAAGATTTAATGAAGAAGCTGTGCAAAGCAGACATCCTATGTCTTATTTACCTTTTGGCGATGGACCACGGAATTGCATCg gAGCTCGCTTTGCTGTGTATCAGACTAAACTTGGacttataaagatattacggaattataaagtttatacttGTGATAAAACTCCACTGCTCTATGTAAACGATcctaaaatgtttctattattaGTACCAAAAGATGggatacatttaaatataataaaaattaatcaaacttaa